The sequence below is a genomic window from bacterium.
ATGGAAAGATAAAACCTGGTATCGCGGTAGATTTTTGAATGGCCGCATGAATGGTTATGGAGAATATCATTTTGCATCCGGAACCACATATACCGGACAAATTCGTTTAGGAAAATTTAGCGGCGTTGGCACAAAATTGAAAAACGATGGCACCCGCGAAATCGGATTTTGGAAGAATGATACTTATATGGGTTCACAGCGCCCTGTTTTGGTCGTATCATCACAAGGCCCTATAAAAAGCATTCAGGCTGCGATTGATTCGGCCACAGCCGGGGATGAAATCCTTATACGACGCGGCACATATAATGAGGCTATAGTAATCGACGGAAAAGAAAACATCACTATTCGCGGTGAAGGCGAAGCATGGTTGAAAGTTCCAACCGGCGACATCATTACCATCCGAAACTCTTCCGGGATCGCATTATTTAACATCAAAGGAATTCACGATACGCGCGATGAATATTTTGCCTGCGAAACTTCGGATGTGTTGGATATTGTACATTCCAAAAATATCATCGTTGCCCAATGTTTATTAGACGGATCCGGACAGATAGGACTCACGGGATACCATGTTGAAGGATTATTGGTGAGCCATACGATCGTACAGAACTGTATTTTCGGAGGCATAGTCCTCGAAAACTGCGCCAATACAACATTACAATACAATCTGATCATCGCACAAAAAGCCGCCGTAGACAAAGGCATGGATTGTATCGGTTTATCGCTTGTCTCTTGTAAAAATGCCGTCGTCAATCACAATACGGTCGCCAAACTCATTGATTTTAATCCGGTATGGATTCGCGATTCGGAATCTATACTTTTCACCAATAACATCATAAGCCACAATACACTTAACGCCGAAAATCAGAGCGGCTTGATGCTCGGCGAAAATCAAACTTTAGATTATCACCGAAATCTCCTTTGGGATAATAAAACCCGGGACGGCAAGGAGATTAATTATGATGCGTATGCTAAATCGTTTAAACCCCTAGATGACATAAATACCGACCCCTTATTTTTAAATCCTCAATCCAAACAGTTTGGTCTCAAGGCTTCATCGGGTGCGATAAATCAAGCAACGGACGGACTGGATATCGGCGCTGTCCAAACCAAACATCGCGGCAACCTGACGCCTAAAATCGCCGATCAAACGCCACCGCTAATAGTGTGGTCTGGGCAAAATTTTACAGATAAACAAAACATCACATTGCCGGACAGTACGATAAAATTTTCCGGACGACTGACGGATAACACGGAATTAGCAGGCATGATCATTGGCAATAAAACTGTATCTTTAAAAACGGACGGAACTTTTAATTCGGAAATCGCTTTAGAAGATGACATGGGCATGATACCTGTACGCGCATGGGATATCTTTGGAAACGCGACCTACCTTGATATATTTTATCAAAAAGCATCAACACCTACGGCATCCGTCCAAACCGGAAGTGTGCCTCAAACTATAACCGCAAGCCGGCCTACAACTTCTTCATCGGCAGTAAAACCTTCTTCCGCCGCACCCAATACTTCGACCGTAACTGTAACCTCCGATTGCAAAACTTCGGATGAATGCATTGAGCGTTCGTTTAAAGCGCAATCCATCGAAGAAGCTGTTTTATACGCCGAAAGTGCCGTACGCCTTTTAAAACCGACTGATGAAGAGGTAACTCAAAAAATGGCATATCGTATTCGCGCTGAAACATACTTGTATCAATTCAAAAAAAGTAACGATGCGGCGCTTGTCGAAAAAATCGAAGCGGATTTTGAAAAAGCCATCAAGTTAGACCCTCAGGACGGTGTGCCGTATATAGGACTCGCAAAACTCTATGAAGCACAAAGCCAAGAATTGATGGTTGAAGATCAGTTTGCACGCGGGCTGCAAGCCAATGCCAGTCCTGCGCTATTATATTATGAGCGTTCCCAATATTATATACGACAAAAAAAAGAATCGGCGGCTGATGAAGACTTAGACAAAGCCATAGAAATGCTGGGCGGAACTTCATATAAAGACGGTGTATATAAGATAACCGCCGGCGATCCTTCCGTCACCGACAAGGGAAAATTTAACATGTATTATACCCGCGCCGAACGCCTTGTAAAAAAGAAAGATTATCAACGCGCGTATGCGGACTTGTCGCAGGCGATCAAGTTTGATCCTGAGAATAGCAATGCGTATTGGCTGCGTGCAAAAATCACCATTGATGTCGATCCCTACTACAAAAAACCGGAGCCGGCGCTGGCCGATCTCAATAAAGTGATCGAACTTTCACCGGATTTCGCCGACGCCTATTACTGGAAAGGCCAAGTGTTGCTGGCCAATTCACAAACCTATAAGGATCACAACATAACCATACAAACACTGATCAAGGCTTCCGAACTGGAACCGACTTTTTCGGATGGGTATGCCTATGCAGCGCACCTCTGTCTTGTGCAAGAACGTAATGCCGAAGCCGAGCAGTTTGCCTTTCTGGCCGTACAAAAAACTGATAAGAAAAACGCATTGGGCTTGGCACACTATGTCTTAGGATATACATACTCGTATAAGCGTGATCGTGAGAACATGCTCAAGCATTTCCGAAAATCCGTCGAATATGGGTATGAAGAATCACAAAATGTTCTAAAAAGCATGGGGTATTAGTTAAGGTGTTTATTATGAGCCGATCATTTTTTCTTTTGAGTACAGGTTTAACCTTGGTTTGTTTTTCATTGTATGCACAAAATCTGTCGATCGAGCCACAGCTACAACCACCCGGAGGTGTCGGAGATATTGTATACAGCCCTGACGGTAAGTGGGTGGCGATAGGCGGGGCGGAGCTTCATTTGATGCATATCCCCTCTCAAAAGACAATGATGCTGACGCATCACAAAAAAAACGTATTAGATTTCAACTTCAGCGCGGACGGGCATTATTTGGTTTCGAGCAACCCCGACGGCAATATCTACATCTGGGATATGAAAAAAGCGGCTCATATAACCACGCTGACGGATACGGCTATTGCCCAAAAAGTCCGTTTCACTCAGGATGGCCGTCATATCATCACTTGCGGACATTGGGGGATCCAGTTTTGGGATTGGTCTCTTCAAAAAATCACCAAAACATATACGCTCATAAAACCCGAGGAGTGGTCGGAATTCAGTCGTCGAGGAAGCTGCATAATGCAAGAACATTATGCGATCAGTCCGGATGGTCAATGGGCGGCGGCGGCGGGTGGCGGTTCGTGTTGGGAATTTACGTCCACACCGGAATACGGTTCCAACGTTAAAATGCCTCGATATTTTGATCTCAGTTTTTTCAGGGTTATTAATCTAGAAACCGGCGAGGCGCTTGATCAAATTCGTATCCCGAAAGAAATCAATTGGAATGCTTTATCCCTCGGCAATAAAAAAATAGCCGTATCAGGTGAATTTCGTAAAGATGAAGCTTTAAAATACTCGATCCTTGTTTATAATCTTGAAACGCAAAGCATGTCTCGTCAATTGGATGCCGATACTAATCGCATCATCAATTTGACGCTGTCACCCGATGAAACAAAACTTGTGGGTGTTTCTTTGGTTGTCCGCGGGCTATTATCTGATAGAGGTAAGGTGTTTCTTTGGGATCTTACGAGGTCAAAACTCATCGGCGCCAACAAAATGGCCAGCCGAAAAGTTCATTTTTCAGCTGACGGGACATTAATGAGCAGCGGGTTTGAAACTTATCTGATTACGGCTCCCGTTCGATCGTTTCCAACAGGTATTTATATTACAGGAAGCGATTTTTCATCAAACGTATATCATTTTGATCTAGATGAAAATAACGCACGCATCGTTTTTTCGGATCGCGAACAAGTGAGGACGTGGGATCTTCGACGCGGTGTGATTGAAAGAAATTTTATCGGTGAAAAAGATCAGACCATTCGAGGAGTCGGATTTACATCAAGAGGCCTCATTGCGGCCGGCTTCCGGGGTACCATTACGCATTGGGATTCATCAGGTGCCACTAAGCTGGTTACGATGCAACATCCTGTACTCAATCTAAAAAACGTTACACGCATCAATGATTCCGTATATGCATCCTATGGGGTCGGCATCCCGAGCCTCAACATGGATACTATTCGTTTTTGGAATATCAATAACGGTTCCTTACAACATTTTATAACTGCGCATTATGGCCAGTGCAACGGATTACGTCTATCACCCGACAAAAAACTTTGGGTTTCTTTTGGCGGAGAGGAAAAAAATTCACCCAGCGGATCGGTTTGCGTGTGGGATGCGGTGACATGGGAAAAGAAATACGATCATCACATAGGTGATAAAACCGTCGCCGTTATTCAGGCATTGCTCTATCCTGATAATAAAACAGCCGTGCTTGCTACCGACGACGCCGAAAGATTAGTGATAAACTTAGAAACCGGAGTGATTAATCGTCGCATGAACGACAGCGGCAACTATGCTGTCACCATGGAATTGTCGCCGGATGGACGTACTTATGCTTGCGGCAACGGCGGACCGTGGTTATTGGGCAGCAAAGATCATGATATCCGTATCTACGATGCACAAACACACCGGTTACTGCGTGTACTCAAAGGTCATACGAACAAAGTCGAAAAAATTCAATTTACGCACGACGGACAACGGCTTGTAAGTTGCAGTTATGATGGAACGATTCGGTTTTGGAATTTGACCGACCAAACCTATATATCACTGATCGGCATCTCGGAAGACACCTACGCCGTGTTTGCTCATGACGGCAACTACCTCACATCCAAGCGAGGTCGCGACCTGGTTGCATTTCGGAGCGGCATGAAGATGATGACTTTTGATCAGTTTGATCTTGTGTACAATCGCCCCGATATTATTCTGAGCCGACTCGGATATACGTCATCCGAACATCTGGCTATTTATAAACAGGCGTACGAAAAACGTCGAGCTAAAAACCCGCCGGCATCGGCACAACTCATGTTACAAACCGATGCTCCCGATCTTACTATACATACCGATGCACCGCCGGAGGTTTCATCGCCCGATATCACTTTGCATATCCGTGCCAAGGATAAGAATAATATCCTCAGTACACTTAAGCTAAAAATCAATGATGTGCCGCTATATGGTCGCTCCGGATTAGATCTCCGAAGTCGGAATAGCCCTACGTATGAGGCCGATATCCCCATAACACTTAGCCTAGGCAAAAACAGAATACAAGTTTGGGTAACCAACGCGGCAGGCACCGAATCGATTCCTGAAACATTTGAAACCACCGTCACCGGATCGGCCGATTCATCGGACGTGATTTTAGTTTCTGTAGGTATTGCAAATTACAAGAACAGTGATTATAACCTCACGTATTCACGCAAAGACGCTCAAGAAATATCCGCCGTATATGAAGCCTTACAAAAAAAAACCGGCGGCGGTTTTGAAAAAATACTACTGCTTGACTCTGCAGCAACACGTGAATCCATCTTAAATATCCGTAAAAAACTTCTTACCACCAAACCCAATGATCGTGTTGTGCTTTTTTTTGCCGGTCACGGTTTACTGGACGCTAAAACCGATTGGTATTTTGCCACCTACGATACGGATTTTGACAACCCCGCCAAACGCGGCTTGGCGTACAGCGCGATCGAGGATATTCTGGATGGTATCCCTTCTCGCCGGCGTATCGTATTCATGGATGCGTGTCATTCCGGTGAAGTGGATACGGATTCGCCGATGCCGACCGCCAATGCCGACCGATCGGCCGCAACAATGGCTCGCGGCATAAAGAAAAAAATCGGCGATGGTGAAACCGTAACACAAGTTGTGAGTACACGCGGTTTTTTTTCTAAAAAATCGAAAACAACCGGGTTGCAAAATTCTTTTGAGTTGATGCGTGAAATCTTCGCCGATTTGCAAAACAGTATAGGCGCTACCGTTATTAGTTCGGCCTCGGGTACGGAAGTCGCACTCGAAGGCGATGCATGGAAAAACGGAGTATTCACGTTCACCATACTGCAGGGACTGGCCTACGGCAAAGCGGATCTAGATCATGACGGTACTATCCGGTGCACCGAACTCCAGGCGTACGTGATCGGAACCGTAAAAAAACTTACCGATGGCAAACAATCTCCGACGGCACGTAAAGAAAAAGCCTTTGATGATTTTGAAGTAACCCGTTTTTTATCACCGGTGGATCCTGCGGTGTGGCGTGTATCGGGTTACTAAGCATTATAGCCCCGCGTATTTCGGTCATCAGGATTCTTCCAAGGGTGTTGATTTTCTGCGTTCTAAGTGTAACTTAGGGGCGATTCAAAAAACACGGTATTTGTTTTTATCAATTTTAACGAGCGGATATGAGCGACAATAAGATTATTTTTTCGATGGTCGGCGTGGGCAAAGTGCAC
It includes:
- a CDS encoding caspase family protein yields the protein MSRSFFLLSTGLTLVCFSLYAQNLSIEPQLQPPGGVGDIVYSPDGKWVAIGGAELHLMHIPSQKTMMLTHHKKNVLDFNFSADGHYLVSSNPDGNIYIWDMKKAAHITTLTDTAIAQKVRFTQDGRHIITCGHWGIQFWDWSLQKITKTYTLIKPEEWSEFSRRGSCIMQEHYAISPDGQWAAAAGGGSCWEFTSTPEYGSNVKMPRYFDLSFFRVINLETGEALDQIRIPKEINWNALSLGNKKIAVSGEFRKDEALKYSILVYNLETQSMSRQLDADTNRIINLTLSPDETKLVGVSLVVRGLLSDRGKVFLWDLTRSKLIGANKMASRKVHFSADGTLMSSGFETYLITAPVRSFPTGIYITGSDFSSNVYHFDLDENNARIVFSDREQVRTWDLRRGVIERNFIGEKDQTIRGVGFTSRGLIAAGFRGTITHWDSSGATKLVTMQHPVLNLKNVTRINDSVYASYGVGIPSLNMDTIRFWNINNGSLQHFITAHYGQCNGLRLSPDKKLWVSFGGEEKNSPSGSVCVWDAVTWEKKYDHHIGDKTVAVIQALLYPDNKTAVLATDDAERLVINLETGVINRRMNDSGNYAVTMELSPDGRTYACGNGGPWLLGSKDHDIRIYDAQTHRLLRVLKGHTNKVEKIQFTHDGQRLVSCSYDGTIRFWNLTDQTYISLIGISEDTYAVFAHDGNYLTSKRGRDLVAFRSGMKMMTFDQFDLVYNRPDIILSRLGYTSSEHLAIYKQAYEKRRAKNPPASAQLMLQTDAPDLTIHTDAPPEVSSPDITLHIRAKDKNNILSTLKLKINDVPLYGRSGLDLRSRNSPTYEADIPITLSLGKNRIQVWVTNAAGTESIPETFETTVTGSADSSDVILVSVGIANYKNSDYNLTYSRKDAQEISAVYEALQKKTGGGFEKILLLDSAATRESILNIRKKLLTTKPNDRVVLFFAGHGLLDAKTDWYFATYDTDFDNPAKRGLAYSAIEDILDGIPSRRRIVFMDACHSGEVDTDSPMPTANADRSAATMARGIKKKIGDGETVTQVVSTRGFFSKKSKTTGLQNSFELMREIFADLQNSIGATVISSASGTEVALEGDAWKNGVFTFTILQGLAYGKADLDHDGTIRCTELQAYVIGTVKKLTDGKQSPTARKEKAFDDFEVTRFLSPVDPAVWRVSGY